A portion of the Homalodisca vitripennis isolate AUS2020 chromosome 2, UT_GWSS_2.1, whole genome shotgun sequence genome contains these proteins:
- the LOC124355337 gene encoding ejaculatory bulb-specific protein 3-like: MSPLCLVLFAAVATAVAAPQKYTTKYDNINLDQVLRNDRLLNNYFRCLMDQGSCTPDGDELKSHIRDALETACSKCSEKQRAGTEKVVRFLIKNKPTEFADLEKKYDPRGVYRAKYQAEAKKKGITV, translated from the exons ATGAGTCCCTTGTGCCTTGTGTTGTTTGCTGCTGTGGCTACTGCGGTGGCGGCTCCCCAGAAGTATACCACCAAGTATGACAACATCAACCTCGACCAGGTCCTCCGCAACGACAGGCTTCTCAACAACTACTTCCGGTGTCTGATGGACCAGGGAAGCTGCACTCCTGATGGTGACGAGCTCAAGA GCCACATCCGAGATGCCCTAGAGACAGCTTGTAGCAAGTGTTCGGAGAAGCAGAGAGCTGGCACAGAGAAAGTAGTCAGATTCCTCATCAAGAACAAGCCCACGGAGTTCGCAGACCTCGAGAAGAAGTATGATCCCAGAGGAGTGTACAGGGCAAAGTACCAGGCTGAGGCTAAGAAGAAGGGAATCACTGTTTAA